In the genome of Ignisphaera cupida, one region contains:
- a CDS encoding DUF2192 domain-containing protein: protein MNLKRRRIEALTTVWSILVSKPIKNREEVVEILKDTYNSMSIEPIRGSSNPPDLYDKEMASLYIIGKWGLGIDRDISEEILKTVFSTEMLFEKVLNVLSKVSTREDFCKEVDDLCTQLNDSFIARFLRFAFTLYYFGFIKFEDLVTILKKLYNFYDMFQDTVRRFTKFVIAYEVGARIASGQVKSLMDINMTKNVIALNIGIPKATPSLSYIVEVSKHFFTLPENIVKSIKSLSSKKKQKSDNNV, encoded by the coding sequence TTGAATTTAAAAAGGAGAAGAATAGAGGCTTTAACAACTGTTTGGAGTATTTTAGTGTCAAAACCTATAAAAAATAGAGAAGAGGTTGTGGAGATACTTAAAGATACCTATAATTCAATGAGCATAGAGCCTATAAGAGGTTCTAGCAACCCTCCAGATTTATACGATAAGGAAATGGCATCTCTATACATAATTGGTAAATGGGGTCTTGGAATAGATAGAGACATTAGTGAGGAAATTCTAAAAACAGTATTCTCCACGGAGATGCTATTCGAAAAAGTTTTGAATGTTTTGAGCAAGGTATCAACAAGAGAAGATTTCTGTAAAGAAGTAGATGATTTGTGTACGCAACTAAATGATTCATTTATTGCAAGATTTCTTAGATTTGCTTTTACACTATATTACTTCGGTTTTATAAAATTCGAGGATCTTGTAACTATTTTGAAAAAGCTTTACAATTTCTATGACATGTTCCAAGATACTGTTAGAAGATTTACAAAATTTGTTATAGCATATGAGGTGGGGGCTAGAATTGCTTCTGGTCAAGTAAAAAGTCTTATGGATATTAACATGACAAAGAATGTTATAGCTCTCAACATTGGTATACCCAAGGCAACACCATCACTAAGCTACATAGTTGAAGTTAGTAAACACTTTTTTACCCTACCTGAAAATATTGTCAAAAGCATTAAGTCTTTGAGTAGCAAAAAGAAGCAAAAAAGTGATAACAATGTATAG
- a CDS encoding B12-binding domain-containing radical SAM protein: MDKLKAEIVITTDRSMMTNHHGREFIGFLATGPAIGVPEALWMYLCCPKPKVDEFGRPFEAPYGLRKIEAALQDAGLEAHVIDPDYLDRYIESAKILMIGHHDYFAFGPPSSEWWLITGKEPVNRKSFFRLMESDAVRKMRSRNVKIVVGGPAAWQWLWVPEYVDKWGIDVIVEGEADEIVVDIAKKILNGEEVPKYISVGALESPPIEKIPVIKRASVNGLVEIMRGCPRGCKFCSVTLRPLRHIPIEKIVKEIEVNKSYGVKNAILHSEDVLLYGSKGIEPNEEALIKLHDAITKVVNGMAWAHVSLATVVYAQRKYKLITKITEIVYSRLEQNYIGVEVGIETGSPRLAKIVMPAKAAPFKTEEWPDIVEEAFAIMHDHRIIPAATFILGFPGEEPDDVVKTIELLERLKKYRSLIVPMLFVPMGVLKSEEGGVTGMKIIHEHAEAMRVAFWHTIHWAEDIITNFYMRGFKYEPLKLIIKAFLWFAKRKMIEIEKNVLPRFTEKELSLKTNQ, encoded by the coding sequence ATGGACAAACTCAAGGCTGAAATAGTTATAACGACAGATAGATCTATGATGACTAATCATCATGGAAGAGAGTTTATAGGGTTCTTAGCAACAGGACCAGCCATAGGAGTTCCAGAAGCACTGTGGATGTATCTTTGTTGCCCAAAGCCTAAAGTTGATGAGTTTGGAAGACCATTTGAAGCACCCTATGGTTTACGCAAAATTGAGGCAGCACTTCAAGATGCTGGTTTGGAGGCTCATGTGATAGACCCAGACTATCTCGATAGGTACATAGAATCTGCAAAAATTTTGATGATTGGTCATCACGATTATTTTGCATTTGGCCCTCCAAGCTCAGAATGGTGGCTTATCACAGGTAAGGAACCTGTGAATAGAAAAAGTTTCTTTAGGCTTATGGAAAGCGATGCAGTAAGGAAAATGCGTAGTAGAAATGTTAAGATTGTTGTTGGAGGTCCAGCAGCTTGGCAGTGGCTTTGGGTACCAGAATATGTGGATAAGTGGGGAATTGACGTTATTGTTGAAGGTGAAGCTGATGAGATTGTTGTTGATATTGCTAAAAAGATTCTCAATGGTGAGGAGGTGCCAAAATATATTTCTGTTGGGGCTTTGGAATCTCCACCGATAGAAAAGATACCAGTAATAAAAAGAGCAAGTGTTAATGGATTAGTTGAAATTATGAGGGGATGTCCAAGAGGATGCAAATTCTGTAGCGTTACGTTAAGACCTCTTAGACACATACCCATAGAAAAAATAGTTAAAGAAATCGAGGTTAACAAAAGCTATGGTGTTAAAAACGCTATTTTACATAGCGAAGATGTTTTGCTCTATGGTTCAAAAGGTATAGAACCAAATGAAGAAGCTTTGATTAAACTTCATGATGCTATAACCAAGGTTGTTAATGGCATGGCATGGGCTCATGTATCGCTAGCTACAGTTGTTTATGCTCAAAGAAAATACAAATTAATAACGAAAATAACAGAGATTGTATATTCAAGATTGGAGCAAAATTATATAGGTGTTGAAGTTGGTATAGAGACAGGGTCGCCTCGCTTAGCAAAAATTGTAATGCCTGCAAAGGCTGCTCCGTTTAAGACTGAAGAATGGCCTGATATAGTTGAGGAAGCATTTGCTATTATGCATGATCATAGGATAATACCTGCAGCAACATTTATACTTGGTTTTCCTGGTGAAGAGCCAGATGATGTTGTTAAAACAATTGAGTTATTAGAACGGCTAAAGAAATACAGAAGTCTTATTGTGCCCATGTTGTTTGTTCCAATGGGTGTGTTGAAAAGTGAGGAAGGTGGTGTAACAGGTATGAAGATAATACATGAACATGCAGAAGCTATGAGAGTAGCGTTTTGGCATACAATTCACTGGGCTGAGGATATAATAACGAATTTCTATATGAGGGGATTCAAATATGAGCCATTAAAACTCATAATAAAGGCATTTCTGTGGTTTGCAAAAAGAAAAATGATTGAAATTGAGAAAAATGTATTACCAAGATTCACAGAAAAGGAATTGTCATTGAAAACAAATCAGTAG
- a CDS encoding class I SAM-dependent methyltransferase has translation MSLVSAYYEGARVPWVPTREELLDIVMRLANVKSEDVFYDLGCGDGRVVLKAVKEGVKKAVCVEINPMLIERAKENAKSLNVLNKIEFVNEDFFKTNLSEASVVYMYLLTSVNKALRPKLEAELKDGARVVTLDFEIPGWRPIQIVEVALPMRTARLYLYVKGISDK, from the coding sequence ATGTCATTGGTCTCCGCATATTATGAAGGTGCTAGAGTGCCATGGGTTCCAACAAGAGAAGAGTTGTTAGACATTGTGATGAGATTAGCAAATGTGAAATCTGAAGATGTTTTCTATGATCTTGGATGTGGAGATGGCAGAGTTGTTTTGAAGGCTGTTAAAGAGGGTGTAAAAAAAGCTGTTTGTGTGGAAATAAATCCAATGCTTATTGAAAGAGCTAAAGAAAATGCAAAGTCGTTAAATGTATTAAATAAAATAGAGTTTGTAAATGAAGATTTCTTCAAAACAAATTTATCAGAAGCAAGTGTTGTTTACATGTATTTGTTAACATCTGTTAACAAGGCTTTAAGGCCTAAGTTAGAAGCTGAGTTAAAGGATGGGGCAAGGGTTGTTACACTAGATTTTGAAATTCCAGGATGGAGACCTATTCAAATAGTCGAAGTTGCACTGCCTATGAGAACGGCCAGACTATATCTATATGTTAAGGGAATTAGCGATAAGTAA
- a CDS encoding YkgJ family cysteine cluster protein, with amino-acid sequence MVIFRCILKGYCCKKYWIPVTHLDLLRLKIYANVDIKPSTISLYEASLYDDLTYPQVVFGGEKYFLALNSKDDGSCIFLLRNGKCSVHPYKPLVCRFYPFVYIENGDNISIEVNENALGECPGIIGNKRIIPEDIKSDLTKLARARIQELKMWGKVAKEWNESEYSKKEFDEVIQTFLEFITMKAEEDMKELVKKNLWIP; translated from the coding sequence TTGGTAATCTTTAGATGTATTCTTAAAGGCTATTGCTGTAAAAAGTATTGGATTCCAGTAACACATCTAGATTTATTGAGACTTAAAATATATGCTAATGTTGATATAAAGCCATCAACAATTAGTTTATATGAGGCTTCACTTTATGATGATTTAACATATCCTCAGGTGGTATTTGGTGGTGAGAAGTATTTTCTTGCATTGAATTCGAAGGATGATGGCTCATGCATTTTTCTTTTAAGAAATGGAAAATGTAGTGTGCATCCATATAAACCACTTGTGTGTAGATTCTACCCATTTGTATACATTGAAAATGGTGATAATATAAGCATTGAGGTGAATGAGAACGCTTTAGGTGAATGTCCTGGCATAATAGGTAATAAAAGGATTATACCAGAGGATATAAAAAGTGACTTAACTAAATTAGCTCGAGCTAGAATTCAAGAACTTAAAATGTGGGGTAAAGTAGCTAAGGAATGGAACGAGAGTGAATATAGCAAGAAAGAATTTGATGAAGTGATACAGACATTTTTAGAGTTCATAACTATGAAAGCTGAAGAAGACATGAAAGAACTTGTTAAAAAGAATTTATGGATACCTTAG
- a CDS encoding MBL fold metallo-hydrolase, producing the protein MVVIKWHGHACFEVVSSKGTVIVIDPHDGYSLGLKPPKVQADIVLITHEHFDHNAYGVVAKPSAKVISTFVGEKVIDDVIVKGVEAYHDREKGRRRGKISIYKIVVDGVSLTHLGDLGHELDASYKNAVGDIDVLMIPVGGTYTIDSKAAWNVINVLTPKAVIPMHYWVKGLNLPLKPVEDFLAIKPSNWNVIKIDSNQIVLEKSNIKSNTIYVLTPPD; encoded by the coding sequence ATGGTTGTAATAAAATGGCATGGACATGCATGTTTTGAAGTAGTATCATCTAAGGGTACTGTAATCGTTATTGATCCACATGATGGTTATAGCCTGGGTTTAAAACCTCCAAAAGTTCAAGCAGACATAGTTTTGATAACACATGAACACTTTGATCATAATGCCTATGGAGTTGTTGCAAAACCTAGTGCAAAAGTTATATCCACGTTTGTAGGAGAAAAGGTAATAGATGATGTAATTGTGAAAGGAGTTGAAGCATATCATGATAGAGAAAAAGGAAGGAGAAGAGGCAAAATCTCAATCTATAAAATAGTTGTTGATGGAGTATCTCTCACTCATCTTGGCGACCTCGGCCATGAACTTGATGCATCATATAAGAATGCTGTTGGCGATATAGATGTTCTTATGATACCTGTTGGTGGAACATACACAATTGATTCTAAAGCTGCCTGGAATGTAATAAATGTTTTGACACCTAAAGCCGTTATACCTATGCACTACTGGGTAAAAGGATTGAATCTTCCTTTAAAACCAGTCGAAGACTTTCTAGCTATAAAGCCAAGTAATTGGAATGTTATTAAAATAGATTCAAATCAGATTGTTTTGGAGAAAAGTAATATAAAAAGCAATACAATATATGTATTAACACCTCCAGATTAA
- a CDS encoding UPF0147 family protein, with protein MVAESNQQKGGGAANIQKRFESRIPQYDNEAKIRQALMILNRVMNDPSIPRNIRRAAMYAIRALNEKSLTPGVRAANAVGVLDEVSQDPNMPLHARTLLWQAISILETVKD; from the coding sequence ATGGTTGCTGAGAGCAATCAGCAAAAAGGAGGTGGTGCTGCTAATATTCAAAAAAGATTCGAATCACGAATACCTCAATATGATAATGAGGCAAAAATTAGACAGGCGTTAATGATATTGAATAGAGTAATGAATGATCCATCAATACCTAGAAACATTAGAAGAGCTGCCATGTATGCTATAAGAGCATTGAATGAGAAAAGCCTTACACCTGGTGTAAGAGCTGCAAATGCTGTTGGTGTTTTAGATGAGGTTAGCCAAGACCCTAACATGCCACTACATGCAAGAACTCTTTTATGGCAAGCAATATCGATTCTTGAAACCGTTAAGGATTAA
- a CDS encoding DUF402 domain-containing protein — MYRYRVRGPYATALAKIIIDAGFELVDLSKNLALRLKMEEKSGVAPHATIKEGDEDPSTLIIVGYPDAVEALLYEIIARIPFTTFIYEELGPYTTISVKIKGFDRMGRCIGETVNGREVILQNIRECIEDAMAIAHIVKPSQKLRNGKAVALPGTAILKDTLVLLDDKGGRVYFSEHIRDFERKSLLNSLATQVTREGFSIRWRSSAKSAPLELIGKDLEIALNDAMKLRNISLKGPPSILYQGETIAFIKLTRASKEYLDIVRNSITPTTPNHHMLRTCRKSLDICVDLLDYATKNVGKGELDRTIKEFILSRSIGREITIMHEKPDYSHIEIGPIKIVDVVNTEMGLTLVGGRIIQRSGVYDGLGVEKRAGDIALTLIPFDEWFIVHSYLDQNGNEKGIYININTPPEYCPLDNVIKYLDLIIDVGIIGNNMKIIDLEMLEKAEKSGLLCEDLVYMANESVKKVVSFVDTIRRVLEVFRPLVKQFQVFQ, encoded by the coding sequence ATGTACAGATATAGAGTTAGAGGCCCTTATGCAACTGCATTAGCAAAGATAATAATTGATGCTGGATTTGAGCTTGTTGATCTATCAAAGAATTTAGCATTGAGATTAAAAATGGAGGAAAAGAGTGGAGTTGCGCCACATGCAACTATAAAAGAAGGTGATGAAGACCCGAGTACATTAATAATAGTTGGTTATCCAGATGCTGTTGAGGCTTTGCTTTATGAAATCATAGCTAGAATTCCCTTTACAACATTTATCTATGAAGAGCTAGGGCCATATACAACAATTTCTGTTAAGATAAAAGGTTTTGATAGAATGGGTAGATGCATAGGCGAAACTGTTAATGGTAGAGAGGTTATACTTCAGAACATAAGAGAGTGCATAGAAGATGCCATGGCCATAGCCCATATTGTTAAGCCCAGTCAAAAACTTAGAAATGGTAAAGCAGTTGCATTACCAGGTACAGCAATATTAAAGGATACCCTAGTTCTGCTTGATGATAAGGGTGGAAGAGTTTATTTTAGTGAACACATAAGAGATTTCGAAAGAAAATCTCTACTCAACAGTTTAGCAACACAAGTAACTAGAGAAGGATTTAGCATAAGATGGAGAAGCTCGGCCAAGAGCGCTCCACTAGAATTAATTGGAAAGGATCTTGAAATAGCATTAAATGATGCTATGAAGCTTAGAAATATTAGTCTAAAAGGTCCTCCATCCATATTATATCAGGGTGAAACAATAGCATTCATAAAATTGACTAGAGCGTCCAAGGAATATCTAGACATTGTTAGAAACTCAATTACACCCACCACACCAAATCATCACATGTTAAGAACATGTAGAAAATCTCTTGATATATGTGTTGATTTATTAGATTATGCAACCAAGAATGTAGGCAAAGGTGAGTTAGACCGCACAATAAAAGAATTCATATTGAGCAGAAGTATAGGCAGAGAAATTACAATAATGCATGAAAAGCCGGATTACAGCCACATTGAGATAGGCCCTATAAAAATTGTTGATGTTGTTAATACTGAAATGGGCTTAACACTGGTTGGAGGAAGAATTATTCAAAGAAGTGGAGTATATGATGGTCTTGGTGTAGAGAAAAGAGCTGGCGACATCGCATTAACTCTAATACCATTTGATGAATGGTTTATTGTTCATAGTTATTTGGATCAAAATGGAAATGAAAAAGGAATATACATAAACATTAATACACCACCTGAATATTGTCCACTAGACAATGTGATAAAATATCTTGATCTAATTATAGATGTTGGCATAATTGGAAACAATATGAAGATAATTGATTTAGAGATGCTTGAAAAAGCTGAAAAAAGTGGATTGTTATGTGAAGACTTAGTTTACATGGCTAATGAAAGTGTTAAAAAAGTTGTTAGTTTTGTAGATACTATTCGGAGGGTTCTTGAGGTATTTCGACCTTTGGTAAAACAGTTTCAGGTTTTCCAATAG
- a CDS encoding phosphate signaling complex PhoU family protein: MEAVLTNVRKVIRIGERSIGITIPKEWLPILGISVGASVEVTLGPGYLLVKPLSTIHPKITQSIKIKHEDEETLSRLIIASYIEGFDVISIDESKDIARRSFQKISTRLPGAIAMEGATFRLKISVDEFNTDLEEVIGAMRTTLSMMFDLLIDYFTSGDKSKLDEVIRLDDDLDRLHFLGMRTIKRTAFRDPSQAINNSIIIKSLEHIGDTLDRVSNTILRLGFDTNINAKCREVFKDMFSKVSSYVSKAVNALASSNISLIMKVLIGREELSKEILGNVTQCIEAPGVLAIAHEAIVAVYEAAEIAEVATIKALMTIGKPETVLPKVEIPQEPSE; the protein is encoded by the coding sequence ATGGAAGCTGTGTTAACAAATGTTAGAAAGGTAATTAGAATTGGAGAAAGAAGTATTGGTATTACGATACCAAAGGAGTGGTTACCCATACTTGGAATATCTGTTGGAGCAAGTGTTGAAGTAACTCTTGGGCCAGGTTATCTCTTGGTCAAACCACTTTCAACCATACATCCAAAAATAACACAAAGCATAAAAATTAAACATGAAGATGAAGAAACTCTTTCAAGACTTATAATAGCAAGTTACATAGAGGGATTTGATGTAATATCAATAGACGAAAGCAAGGACATTGCAAGAAGATCCTTCCAAAAAATTTCCACAAGACTTCCAGGAGCCATTGCTATGGAAGGTGCAACATTTAGACTAAAAATATCTGTTGATGAATTTAACACAGATCTAGAGGAAGTTATAGGGGCTATGAGAACAACTCTTTCAATGATGTTTGATCTACTAATTGACTACTTTACCTCTGGAGATAAATCAAAACTTGATGAAGTGATAAGACTAGATGATGATTTGGATAGGCTACATTTCCTTGGAATGAGAACAATAAAGAGAACAGCATTTAGAGATCCTTCTCAAGCAATCAACAATTCTATAATAATTAAAAGTTTAGAGCATATTGGCGATACATTGGATAGAGTTTCAAATACTATACTAAGACTTGGGTTTGACACCAATATAAATGCAAAGTGTAGAGAAGTGTTTAAAGACATGTTTTCAAAGGTCTCATCATATGTTTCAAAAGCTGTAAATGCTTTGGCGTCATCTAACATATCTCTGATTATGAAAGTGCTTATTGGTAGAGAAGAGCTTTCAAAAGAGATTTTAGGCAATGTTACTCAATGCATTGAAGCACCAGGTGTCTTAGCAATAGCTCATGAAGCTATTGTAGCAGTTTATGAAGCTGCTGAAATTGCTGAAGTTGCTACAATTAAAGCGCTTATGACTATTGGAAAACCTGAAACTGTTTTACCAAAGGTCGAAATACCTCAAGAACCCTCCGAATAG
- a CDS encoding alkaline phosphatase family protein has translation MIIIVLDGVADSLKYRPTSLELAKTQGLNELARISIGGCFYPIDDETAPESDAAVFSILGYNPKEINVGRGLLEALGVGIELLEGSEVAFRANFATIDAKTLKIIDRRVGRSLTSAEAKELAKSLNNLNLGIYGGYAKVYSTVGHRAVVVIGSKEKRLSANVSNTDPAYGRVGRVSIALEKFEPFVAKCKPLDNSEEAKITCELVDEFTKKVIEILDSHPINVKRAEKSLPKANALLLRDAEDRYPNIKSISTIYGKSFGIVAEMPVEKGIGKLLGMKAVEVSPPSGSIEKDLKERLEATLKLLNEVDVVYVHLKGPDEPGHDGNKQRKVSSIEAIDRYYILPLIESIDLNKIAIVVTADHATPPEFKAHTSDPVPLIVASKALKRTDGLNRFTEHECCSKGSLGIIPHGYLVLKKIFELLNQ, from the coding sequence ATGATTATAATTGTATTAGATGGTGTTGCTGACAGTCTTAAATATAGACCAACATCACTTGAGCTAGCAAAGACCCAGGGCCTCAATGAATTAGCTAGGATAAGTATTGGTGGCTGTTTCTATCCAATAGATGATGAAACAGCGCCTGAAAGCGATGCTGCAGTTTTTTCTATTTTGGGCTATAACCCCAAGGAAATTAATGTTGGAAGAGGGTTGTTGGAGGCTCTTGGTGTAGGAATTGAATTATTAGAAGGATCTGAGGTTGCATTTAGAGCTAATTTTGCTACTATTGATGCTAAAACACTTAAAATAATTGATAGGCGTGTTGGAAGAAGCCTTACCTCTGCTGAAGCAAAAGAACTTGCAAAGTCTTTGAATAATCTCAATCTAGGTATTTATGGAGGTTATGCAAAGGTATATTCAACAGTTGGTCATAGAGCTGTCGTTGTTATTGGTAGCAAGGAGAAGAGGTTATCAGCAAATGTATCAAATACTGATCCAGCTTATGGAAGAGTTGGAAGAGTTTCTATTGCACTTGAAAAATTTGAGCCTTTCGTAGCAAAATGTAAACCTCTTGATAATAGCGAGGAAGCTAAAATAACATGTGAACTTGTAGATGAATTCACGAAAAAGGTTATAGAAATACTTGATTCTCACCCAATAAATGTTAAAAGAGCTGAAAAAAGTCTTCCAAAAGCCAATGCTCTCCTTCTAAGAGATGCAGAAGATAGATACCCAAACATCAAATCAATTTCCACTATCTATGGAAAAAGCTTTGGTATTGTAGCTGAAATGCCTGTAGAAAAAGGCATAGGAAAATTATTGGGAATGAAAGCTGTAGAAGTTTCACCACCATCTGGATCAATTGAGAAAGACTTGAAAGAAAGACTTGAAGCAACTTTGAAGCTTTTGAATGAGGTAGATGTTGTTTATGTTCATTTAAAAGGTCCTGATGAGCCAGGTCATGATGGCAATAAGCAAAGGAAGGTATCTTCGATAGAGGCTATAGATAGGTATTACATATTGCCACTTATAGAGTCAATTGACTTGAACAAGATAGCAATAGTTGTAACAGCAGATCATGCAACACCACCAGAGTTTAAAGCACATACAAGTGACCCTGTTCCTCTCATTGTAGCCTCAAAAGCTTTGAAGAGAACAGATGGACTCAATAGGTTTACAGAACATGAATGTTGCTCAAAAGGGTCTCTGGGAATAATACCACATGGGTATCTTGTTCTCAAAAAAATTTTTGAGCTACTAAATCAATAA
- a CDS encoding ROK family protein: MVLHYIGIDVGATWIRIALATEAGEIIKKVVLRTPREGDRYTIANAISNKIENEFGNVLRDVKAIGIGSAGPMDLATGIVINAPNIPIHTFELAKPLQEKFRKPVIMANDCIAGVWGEKVLGLGKEHENIVYVTISTGIGGGMIVNNTLLLGKMGNAHEIGHIVIDVSGKMKCGCGGYGHWEAYASGANIPRFASKLIEEWNLNEQEKESPIYKAYKDDALSSELIYAKAKEGDKLSLRIVDEINKYNIAGFINIINLYDPELIVVGGSVALKNKELVIDRIRDGVHKSTGVVTSIPKILPTKFEDDVVLMGAIALAMKPPENLVKMLKYLQL; this comes from the coding sequence ATGGTGTTGCATTACATAGGTATTGACGTAGGTGCAACATGGATTAGAATAGCCTTGGCAACAGAAGCTGGTGAAATAATTAAGAAAGTTGTTTTGAGAACTCCGCGTGAGGGGGATAGATATACCATAGCAAATGCTATATCTAATAAAATAGAAAATGAGTTTGGAAATGTTTTAAGAGATGTAAAAGCTATTGGAATTGGAAGTGCAGGTCCAATGGATTTAGCAACAGGGATTGTGATAAACGCTCCCAATATACCTATTCACACCTTTGAGTTGGCTAAGCCTTTGCAAGAAAAATTCAGGAAACCTGTTATAATGGCTAATGACTGTATTGCTGGTGTCTGGGGAGAGAAAGTACTGGGGCTGGGTAAGGAACATGAGAACATTGTTTATGTAACTATTAGTACAGGTATTGGAGGAGGAATGATTGTGAATAACACTCTTCTTCTAGGCAAAATGGGTAATGCACATGAGATTGGCCACATAGTAATTGATGTTAGTGGTAAAATGAAATGTGGTTGTGGTGGCTATGGTCATTGGGAAGCCTATGCAAGTGGTGCAAACATACCAAGGTTTGCTTCCAAGCTTATTGAGGAATGGAATCTTAATGAACAAGAAAAGGAATCGCCAATTTACAAAGCATATAAGGATGATGCTTTATCATCTGAACTCATATATGCAAAAGCTAAGGAGGGTGACAAGCTATCTCTGCGAATAGTAGATGAGATTAACAAGTACAATATAGCAGGATTTATAAACATAATTAATTTGTATGATCCAGAGCTAATCGTGGTTGGGGGATCTGTTGCTTTAAAGAATAAAGAGTTGGTAATAGACCGTATTAGAGACGGTGTGCACAAATCTACTGGTGTAGTAACATCTATACCCAAGATCTTGCCAACAAAATTCGAAGATGATGTGGTTCTAATGGGTGCTATAGCACTAGCTATGAAACCTCCAGAAAACCTTGTTAAAATGCTTAAATATCTTCAGCTTTGA
- a CDS encoding 16S rRNA methyltransferase, with translation MRVEPITIVIAEAGLELIPEEIANNPVILAHAKKRGKKANEMLLDISLHYKAMKNLRNWFKRGRPDIIHTSMLIALSSILNRTGLLNLFIHTINDLIIHVDPKARVPRNYNRFVGLMEQLLIEKKVPPNAQKPLMWIEERKLHDFVKQRRFTSIILLHERGTFIKPKALGELIASKMVNGEKTCVIIGGFQHGDFEQSTLSLTKDRFAIYSQPLETWTVVSTVIHSIENSEVLNEILWR, from the coding sequence ATGCGTGTAGAACCAATAACTATAGTTATTGCTGAAGCTGGGCTAGAGTTAATTCCAGAAGAGATAGCAAATAATCCTGTGATATTGGCTCATGCAAAGAAAAGAGGTAAAAAGGCAAATGAAATGTTACTAGATATTTCACTACATTATAAAGCGATGAAGAATTTGCGAAACTGGTTTAAGAGAGGAAGACCGGATATCATTCATACATCAATGTTAATCGCATTATCAAGCATTTTGAATAGAACTGGATTACTCAATCTGTTTATTCACACAATAAATGATCTTATAATTCATGTAGATCCAAAAGCAAGAGTGCCTAGAAACTACAATAGATTCGTGGGATTAATGGAGCAATTACTTATAGAAAAAAAGGTTCCTCCAAATGCTCAAAAACCGCTTATGTGGATTGAGGAAAGAAAACTTCATGATTTTGTTAAGCAAAGAAGATTCACTAGCATTATTTTACTGCATGAAAGAGGTACCTTCATCAAGCCAAAAGCTCTCGGCGAATTAATAGCAAGTAAAATGGTTAATGGCGAAAAGACATGTGTAATAATTGGTGGTTTTCAACATGGAGATTTTGAACAAAGTACACTCAGCTTAACTAAAGATAGATTCGCTATATATAGCCAGCCATTAGAGACTTGGACTGTAGTATCAACTGTTATTCACAGTATTGAAAATTCTGAAGTATTGAATGAGATATTATGGCGCTAA